One Nostoc punctiforme PCC 73102 DNA window includes the following coding sequences:
- a CDS encoding formylglycine-generating enzyme family protein: protein MPKIVISHTQKTAQYYVEDLGNGINLEMVVIPADSFMMGSSEDELERSDSESPQHLVNVKQFCMGKYPVTQAQWKAVAALPGVNRELEADPSNFKGDQRPVEKVSWYDAVEFCDRLAAHTKRQYRLPSEAEWEYACRAGTTTPFHFGETITSKLANYDANYTYVAGEKGTYRQETTPVGSFGVANAFGLYDMHGNVLEWCLDDWHDNYERAPTDGSPWFNDNDSLYQRQGNAVLRGGSWIFDPDYCRSASRNLSYRAERDGILSTLGFRVVCAFGRILQ from the coding sequence ATGCCAAAAATAGTTATAAGCCACACACAGAAGACAGCCCAATACTATGTAGAAGACTTAGGTAATGGAATTAATTTAGAGATGGTGGTGATTCCTGCGGACAGTTTTATGATGGGTTCATCAGAAGATGAACTAGAGCGTAGTGATTCAGAAAGCCCTCAGCATTTAGTGAACGTTAAACAATTTTGTATGGGTAAGTATCCAGTTACCCAAGCACAGTGGAAAGCCGTAGCAGCACTACCAGGGGTTAACAGAGAGCTAGAAGCTGACCCATCGAATTTCAAAGGAGATCAACGACCTGTAGAGAAAGTATCTTGGTACGATGCGGTAGAGTTTTGCGATCGCCTTGCTGCCCATACTAAAAGACAGTACCGCCTACCCAGTGAAGCCGAATGGGAATATGCCTGTAGAGCCGGAACTACGACTCCATTCCATTTTGGCGAAACAATTACATCAAAGTTAGCCAACTATGATGCTAACTATACTTATGTCGCAGGTGAGAAAGGAACATATCGACAAGAGACTACACCTGTGGGCAGTTTTGGCGTAGCTAACGCCTTTGGGCTATACGATATGCACGGAAATGTGTTGGAATGGTGTCTCGACGATTGGCACGATAACTATGAACGTGCGCCGACAGATGGTAGTCCTTGGTTTAATGATAATGATAGCCTTTACCAAAGACAAGGAAATGCTGTACTGCGGGGCGGTTCCTGGATCTTCGATCCTGATTACTGCCGTTCCGCGTCCCGCAACCTCAGCTATAGGGCGGAGCGCGACGGCATCCTCAGCACTCTTGGTTTTCGTGTTGTCTGCGCGTTCGGGAGGATTCTTCAGTAG
- the avd gene encoding diversity-generating retroelement protein Avd translates to MKELSVIQKTYDCIKWYVPIIERLPKIHKFSLGDRIINQLYDLLEGLIKAKYAKNKLPQLESLNTELDILRYQTRMLLDFNKISVERYEYAIKLLDEIGIELGGWIKKQREREN, encoded by the coding sequence ATGAAAGAATTATCGGTCATCCAAAAGACCTATGATTGTATTAAATGGTATGTGCCAATTATTGAGCGATTGCCGAAAATACATAAGTTTTCTTTAGGAGATAGGATAATTAATCAACTATACGATTTATTGGAGGGTTTAATTAAAGCCAAATATGCGAAAAATAAACTTCCTCAACTAGAATCTCTCAATACAGAGCTAGATATTTTACGATATCAAACACGAATGCTGCTTGACTTCAATAAAATATCAGTTGAGCGATACGAATATGCAATAAAATTATTAGATGAAATTGGTATTGAACTAGGTGGATGGATTAAAAAACAAAGAGAGAGGGAAAACTAA
- a CDS encoding RNA-directed DNA polymerase encodes MKRYGNLYPQIIDFENILLASRQAQKGKRFRDNVLDFNYHLETELIRLQEHLKDKTYQPGAYRTFHLINPKSRLISAAPYRDRVVHHALCNVIVPIFERTFIADSYANRIGFGTHRALKKFTHFVRNSRYILQCDIRKYFPTIDHITLKELIRRKIKCLDTLWLIDAIIDNSNEQETVIDYFPGDDLLTPVTRRRGLPIGNLTSQFFANIYLNGFDHFIKEQLNISKYVRYVDDFALFSNDREFLADARFAIEEYLAQLRLKIHPVKSQLFETKIGATFLGFRVFSDRIRVRNSNLHQARRRLKRLKTDYAQGKIELKEVTQSIKSWVAHLEHGDTWQLRKQIFTSLCFRRK; translated from the coding sequence ATGAAGCGTTACGGCAACCTTTACCCTCAAATTATTGATTTTGAAAATATACTTTTAGCATCTCGTCAGGCACAAAAAGGCAAGAGATTTCGGGATAATGTTTTAGATTTTAATTATCATCTAGAAACTGAATTAATTAGATTGCAGGAACACTTAAAAGATAAAACTTATCAGCCAGGAGCTTACCGAACCTTTCACCTGATAAATCCCAAAAGCCGCCTCATTTCAGCCGCACCCTATCGGGATAGGGTTGTTCATCATGCACTATGCAATGTAATAGTACCAATTTTTGAGAGAACTTTCATTGCTGACTCCTACGCTAATCGAATTGGTTTTGGGACGCATCGAGCTTTAAAAAAATTTACTCATTTTGTTAGGAACAGCCGTTATATACTGCAATGTGATATTAGGAAATATTTCCCTACTATTGACCATATAACTTTAAAAGAATTAATACGCCGTAAAATCAAATGCCTCGATACATTGTGGTTAATTGACGCTATCATCGACAACAGCAACGAACAAGAAACGGTAATTGATTATTTTCCTGGTGATGATTTACTTACTCCTGTGACTCGTAGGAGAGGTTTACCTATCGGAAATTTAACTAGCCAATTTTTTGCCAATATTTATTTAAATGGTTTTGACCATTTTATAAAAGAACAGCTAAATATATCCAAATATGTCCGTTATGTTGATGACTTTGCTTTATTTAGTAATGACCGAGAATTCTTAGCAGATGCCAGATTCGCTATAGAAGAATATTTAGCTCAATTGAGGCTGAAAATTCACCCAGTTAAAAGCCAGTTATTTGAAACGAAAATTGGTGCAACTTTTCTAGGGTTTAGAGTATTTTCAGACAGAATACGGGTAAGAAATAGCAATTTACATCAAGCAAGGCGCAGACTCAAGCGATTGAAAACAGACTATGCTCAAGGTAAAATTGAACTCAAGGAAGTAACTCAATCTATAAAAAGTTGGGTTGCTCACTTAGAACATGGCGATACTTGGCAATTACGCAAACAGATATTTACTTCCCTCTGTTTTAGGAGAAAGTAG
- a CDS encoding helix-turn-helix transcriptional regulator, whose amino-acid sequence MVDDDVGYDYQRVLKLLKFMRSIRCKTLHPRDFTEKYQLTQAQLAELLGVSIQLVKTWFARENARQPEQRYLDRLAEIDALLEIKKVIDEKIPPHLQALFNLDNRFNN is encoded by the coding sequence ATGGTTGATGATGATGTAGGCTACGATTACCAACGGGTGCTAAAGCTGCTAAAATTTATGCGCTCCATTCGCTGTAAAACCTTGCATCCCCGCGACTTTACTGAAAAATACCAACTAACTCAAGCTCAACTAGCCGAATTGTTAGGCGTATCCATACAGCTTGTCAAAACTTGGTTTGCACGAGAAAACGCACGACAACCAGAACAGAGGTATTTAGATCGTCTTGCTGAAATTGATGCCCTTTTAGAAATCAAAAAAGTTATTGATGAAAAAATTCCTCCTCACCTGCAAGCACTATTCAATCTAGACAATAGGTTTAATAATTAG
- a CDS encoding DUF3854 domain-containing protein — protein sequence MSITDNSNISDSIVVNHSTTSSGNTSPYISAEHLEEWVINSGVSENITRLNVRTLEDRQEIAQHLGWKKYSHLPGWWCSGINPRNGLAMGEMHGQWKPDKEMEFPQSNKLAKYLSSKAQHDAICLNTGNRHYWSDIIQDISISVFITEGCKKAGAGLTHGYPTLALCGVEMGLDHGELVSHLALFAKPGRCFYLCFDADIVRKTPVQKALLRLSKVLCKAGCTVQVVMWDESRGKGMDDFIVANGKQEFDIEIAKAQRVEQWSNHFKEEEQHGNGNKIKLPEHSLMAEIIAPQLNNLKFDCQVNQWIQYQNGYWTTVSKEVISQKIIRKIKDTYPSKGFSSGYPEGVIKFLLSELLCNDFVEPSNHLLPFKNGVLDLKTNKLILHSPNHYFRNIIDREHDHKATDWGEIEKWMDFVFENNPSQKHLLICWYAAVLRGMWKLHRFALIIGLGGTGKSTAMKLAIALIGKRFSHSLTITALNNNQFQTANIYDKRLVCINDADRYRGNLEILKNITGGDEINIEQKYERAFSAVYKGMVMITANNFVFSAHDSGLDRRMILFKFDRQLPNIDTIFLEKLTAQISGFTNYLLSIPEPEIVHTLLYKVDESGTRKQNDVEALLQTNSLADWLNNSYVYDPDNQVPIGVDKYNINQLYGDYCIYCHKTRSKPCSNKEFSPEIIRLGRGKLEKVKIRSGFMIRGLRRDDSGGLIESIIHQS from the coding sequence ATGAGTATAACAGATAATTCTAATATTAGCGACAGTATTGTTGTTAATCACTCTACTACATCTTCAGGAAATACTTCGCCTTACATAAGCGCCGAACATTTAGAAGAGTGGGTAATAAATAGCGGAGTTTCAGAAAATATTACCCGTCTCAATGTCAGAACCCTAGAAGATAGACAGGAAATAGCACAACACTTAGGTTGGAAGAAATATAGTCATTTACCTGGCTGGTGGTGCAGTGGAATCAATCCTCGGAATGGATTGGCTATGGGAGAGATGCACGGACAATGGAAGCCAGATAAGGAAATGGAATTTCCTCAATCAAATAAACTAGCTAAATACCTTTCCTCCAAAGCTCAACATGATGCTATCTGCTTGAATACAGGAAATCGCCACTATTGGTCAGACATTATTCAAGATATCTCTATTTCAGTATTTATCACTGAAGGATGTAAAAAAGCAGGAGCAGGACTAACGCATGGATACCCAACACTTGCTTTATGTGGAGTAGAAATGGGTTTAGATCATGGAGAGCTAGTTAGTCATTTAGCACTGTTTGCAAAACCAGGACGATGTTTTTACCTGTGTTTTGATGCTGATATTGTCCGCAAGACTCCTGTGCAAAAAGCACTTCTCAGATTATCCAAAGTGCTATGCAAAGCTGGATGCACGGTTCAAGTAGTGATGTGGGACGAGTCTAGGGGTAAGGGTATGGATGACTTTATAGTAGCCAATGGAAAACAGGAATTTGATATTGAAATTGCTAAAGCACAGAGAGTTGAACAATGGTCAAACCACTTCAAAGAAGAAGAACAGCATGGTAATGGTAATAAAATAAAACTACCAGAGCATTCTTTAATGGCGGAAATTATAGCTCCTCAATTAAATAATTTAAAATTCGATTGTCAGGTCAACCAATGGATACAATATCAAAATGGCTATTGGACTACAGTCAGTAAAGAAGTTATTTCGCAAAAAATTATTAGAAAAATAAAAGATACTTATCCTAGCAAAGGGTTTAGTTCAGGCTATCCAGAAGGAGTAATAAAATTCTTGTTGTCTGAGCTACTGTGTAATGATTTTGTTGAACCATCTAATCATTTGCTGCCATTCAAAAATGGGGTTTTGGATTTAAAAACAAATAAACTCATACTCCACTCACCTAATCATTATTTTCGCAACATTATTGATAGAGAACATGACCACAAAGCTACCGATTGGGGCGAAATTGAGAAATGGATGGATTTTGTATTTGAAAATAACCCAAGCCAAAAGCATCTCCTTATATGTTGGTATGCAGCTGTATTACGGGGTATGTGGAAACTTCATAGATTTGCCCTAATTATTGGTTTAGGAGGTACTGGTAAATCTACAGCAATGAAATTAGCGATCGCGTTAATTGGTAAGCGTTTTAGCCATAGCTTAACTATTACCGCTCTCAACAACAACCAATTTCAGACAGCTAATATTTATGACAAGCGGTTAGTTTGTATAAATGACGCTGATAGGTATCGAGGTAACTTAGAGATTTTAAAAAATATTACTGGAGGAGATGAAATTAATATCGAGCAGAAATATGAGAGAGCATTCAGCGCTGTATATAAAGGTATGGTAATGATTACTGCCAATAATTTCGTATTTTCTGCTCATGATTCCGGGCTGGATAGACGGATGATTCTTTTTAAATTTGACCGTCAATTACCTAATATAGATACTATTTTTTTAGAAAAACTCACTGCACAAATATCTGGTTTCACTAATTACCTGCTAAGTATCCCTGAGCCTGAAATTGTACATACTCTGCTTTACAAAGTTGATGAAAGCGGAACCAGAAAGCAAAATGATGTAGAAGCTTTACTGCAAACAAACTCTTTAGCTGATTGGTTAAATAATAGCTATGTCTACGATCCAGACAACCAAGTGCCAATCGGTGTAGACAAATACAATATCAATCAACTATATGGTGATTATTGTATTTATTGCCATAAAACTCGGTCTAAACCTTGTAGCAACAAGGAGTTTAGTCCAGAAATTATCCGCCTGGGGCGAGGAAAACTGGAAAAAGTTAAAATTAGAAGCGGTTTCATGATTCGTGGACTCAGACGAGATGATTCAGGAGGATTAATCGAATCTATCATCCATCAATCCTAG
- the hsdR gene encoding type I restriction-modification system endonuclease encodes MPESLNFSFLAVHDQQLVRLGALAERYFADDPNTCLIKLRQFGELLAQLAAANIGLYEVADERQIDLLNRLRDRGLIKGEVDRLFHELRKIGNQATHELSGNHRTALSGLKYALALGIWFHRAFGGGCNFDPGAFIPPPDPKIETETLKAELARLRDEAQRHLVIAETEAQRRTSAEDLAQEAQAKVQEVLQHLVEIQAQAQNQSQHSIQQTITQAQVAESGVRLDERETRRLIDIQLRAAGWEADSEELTYQNSIRPQKGRNLAIAEYPTANGRADYALFCGLQIVGVVEAKRQSKDVSEGALNQAKRYSEGFQVLGEELLAGGPWQNYKVPFVFATNARPYLQQLQTKSGIWFCDLRRPTNLRVCLATWHSPQGLLDALAQDIDQANTRLTQEGFNYGLELRDYQIRAIQAVESALAREQRILLLAMATGTGKTKTCIALVYRLLKTKRFRRILFLVDRTALGEQTSNAFKDSRMENLQSFADIFEIKDLKEIELDRDTKVHIATVQGMVKRVLYPSDSASVITPDQYDCIVVDECHRGYLLDRELSDRELEFRDFNDYVSKYRRVLEHFDAVKIGLTATPALHTTQIFGEPVYIYSYREAVIDGWLIDHEVPFKIRTKLSEEGMVWNPGEQMEFFNPQTGQLDLVHAPDEVKIEVEQFNRKVITEDFNRVVCEALAQHIDPSLPEKTLIFCATDGHADIVVNQLKQAFQSIYGSVEDDAIVKITRNADKPLELIRKFRNEVNPKVAVTVDLLTTGIDIPAICNLVFIRRVNSRILYEQMLGRATRLCNEINKEVFRIFDAVRLYEAIAPVSSMKPVVVNPNISFTQLVEELETVKNPDALETVINQLLVKIQRKRRHLSPNNQEQLEAIAGMPLSNMVSHLKQSTPQQVREWWEQRKAIAQILDLRDGGTVPMLISRHADELVGIERGYGNAERPEDYLDSFRAFLLENMNKIPALIVVTQRPRELTRAQLKELRIGLYTAGYTEINLKTAWREITNEDIAASIIGFIRQATLGDALIPYTERVDRAMKKILASQLWTPPQRKWLERIGKQMKAETIVDREALDKGEFKTQGGGFERLNKVFDGDLENIVIQIHKNIWDVAN; translated from the coding sequence ATGCCAGAGTCGTTAAACTTCTCATTTCTTGCAGTCCACGATCAACAACTTGTGCGCTTGGGTGCTTTAGCAGAGCGATATTTTGCCGACGATCCCAATACTTGTTTGATTAAGTTGCGACAGTTTGGTGAATTGCTGGCGCAATTAGCAGCAGCCAATATTGGGCTTTATGAGGTAGCAGATGAACGGCAGATTGATTTACTCAATCGGTTGCGCGATCGCGGTTTAATCAAAGGTGAAGTAGATCGTCTGTTTCATGAGTTGCGGAAAATTGGTAATCAGGCGACTCACGAGCTTTCTGGCAATCACCGCACGGCGTTAAGTGGGCTGAAATATGCTCTTGCGTTAGGTATTTGGTTTCATCGCGCTTTTGGTGGAGGTTGCAATTTTGATCCAGGTGCGTTTATTCCTCCACCTGACCCAAAAATAGAGACAGAGACACTCAAAGCAGAATTAGCACGCTTGCGAGATGAGGCGCAAAGGCATTTAGTAATTGCGGAAACTGAAGCACAACGACGCACCTCTGCTGAAGATTTAGCACAGGAAGCCCAAGCCAAAGTGCAGGAGGTATTACAACATTTAGTAGAAATTCAAGCCCAAGCTCAAAACCAGTCACAGCATAGCATTCAGCAGACAATTACTCAAGCCCAAGTCGCTGAAAGTGGAGTGCGGTTGGATGAGAGGGAGACACGCCGACTGATTGATATTCAATTACGTGCGGCTGGATGGGAAGCAGATTCAGAAGAATTGACTTATCAAAATAGTATACGTCCTCAGAAAGGAAGAAATTTAGCGATCGCAGAATATCCCACTGCTAATGGACGAGCCGACTACGCCTTATTCTGTGGCTTGCAGATCGTCGGAGTAGTGGAAGCCAAGCGTCAGAGTAAAGATGTCTCTGAAGGAGCATTGAACCAAGCCAAACGCTACAGTGAAGGTTTCCAAGTCTTGGGTGAGGAACTTTTGGCTGGTGGCCCTTGGCAAAACTACAAAGTGCCGTTTGTATTTGCTACCAACGCTAGGCCATATTTGCAGCAGCTTCAGACCAAGAGTGGGATTTGGTTCTGTGATTTGCGCCGTCCAACTAATCTGCGGGTATGCCTTGCCACATGGCACAGTCCTCAAGGGTTATTAGATGCCTTAGCTCAAGATATTGACCAGGCAAATACTCGTTTAACCCAGGAAGGCTTTAACTATGGGCTAGAGTTGCGTGATTATCAAATTCGTGCTATCCAAGCAGTAGAGTCTGCGCTAGCCAGGGAACAACGAATATTACTGTTAGCAATGGCAACAGGTACAGGCAAAACTAAAACTTGTATTGCTTTAGTGTATCGGTTACTCAAAACCAAGCGATTTCGACGCATATTATTTCTGGTCGATCGCACTGCACTAGGAGAACAAACCTCCAATGCCTTTAAAGATTCCCGGATGGAGAACCTACAAAGTTTTGCTGATATCTTCGAGATTAAGGATCTCAAAGAGATTGAACTCGATCGGGATACCAAAGTGCATATTGCCACGGTGCAAGGTATGGTTAAGCGAGTTCTTTACCCCTCCGATAGTGCATCTGTAATTACACCAGACCAGTATGATTGCATTGTCGTAGATGAGTGTCACCGGGGCTATTTACTAGATCGAGAATTAAGCGATCGCGAACTAGAGTTTCGGGATTTTAACGATTACGTCTCAAAATACCGTCGAGTGTTGGAGCATTTCGACGCTGTAAAAATTGGTTTAACTGCAACTCCCGCACTGCACACCACCCAAATTTTTGGTGAACCTGTTTACATCTACAGCTATCGAGAAGCTGTGATAGATGGCTGGTTAATTGATCATGAAGTACCTTTCAAGATTAGGACAAAGTTATCTGAGGAGGGGATGGTTTGGAATCCTGGTGAGCAGATGGAATTTTTCAATCCCCAAACAGGGCAACTTGACTTAGTTCATGCCCCTGATGAGGTAAAAATTGAGGTAGAACAGTTTAACCGCAAAGTGATTACAGAAGATTTTAACCGAGTTGTCTGTGAAGCATTAGCCCAGCATATTGATCCATCTCTGCCAGAAAAAACGTTGATTTTCTGTGCTACCGACGGCCATGCAGATATTGTGGTTAACCAACTTAAGCAAGCATTTCAGTCTATCTATGGCAGTGTGGAGGATGATGCAATTGTCAAAATTACACGCAATGCAGATAAGCCATTAGAGTTGATTCGCAAGTTCCGCAATGAAGTTAATCCCAAGGTGGCTGTTACCGTAGACTTACTTACTACAGGAATTGATATTCCCGCGATTTGTAATTTAGTGTTTATTCGTCGCGTCAATTCCCGCATTCTCTACGAGCAGATGTTGGGAAGGGCAACTCGTCTTTGTAATGAAATCAACAAAGAGGTCTTTCGTATTTTTGATGCAGTGCGATTATATGAAGCGATCGCTCCTGTCTCTAGTATGAAACCTGTGGTGGTTAACCCTAATATCTCCTTTACTCAATTGGTGGAGGAGTTGGAAACAGTCAAAAATCCTGATGCTTTAGAAACAGTCATTAACCAACTACTGGTGAAAATTCAGCGCAAACGCAGGCATTTGAGTCCTAACAATCAAGAACAGTTAGAAGCGATCGCCGGAATGCCATTATCAAATATGGTTTCCCATCTCAAGCAAAGTACACCACAGCAGGTAAGGGAATGGTGGGAACAAAGAAAAGCGATCGCTCAAATTCTGGATCTTCGAGATGGTGGAACTGTGCCAATGCTGATTTCTCGCCATGCTGATGAGTTAGTGGGTATTGAACGGGGTTATGGCAATGCCGAACGTCCAGAAGATTATTTAGATAGCTTTAGAGCTTTCTTGTTAGAGAACATGAACAAGATTCCCGCTTTAATAGTTGTTACACAGCGTCCCCGTGAGTTAACTAGAGCGCAACTCAAGGAACTACGAATAGGACTATATACGGCAGGATATACAGAAATTAACCTAAAAACTGCATGGCGAGAAATTACCAATGAAGATATTGCTGCTTCTATCATTGGCTTTATCCGTCAGGCTACTTTGGGTGATGCTTTGATTCCCTACACAGAACGGGTAGATCGGGCGATGAAAAAAATTCTGGCAAGTCAGCTTTGGACTCCTCCTCAACGCAAGTGGTTAGAACGCATTGGCAAACAGATGAAAGCGGAAACAATCGTTGATCGGGAAGCTTTGGATAAAGGGGAATTTAAAACCCAAGGTGGCGGATTTGAAAGACTCAATAAGGTTTTTGACGGCGATTTAGAGAATATTGTGATCCAGATTCACAAAAATATTTGGGATGTTGCTAATTAA
- a CDS encoding N-6 DNA methylase translates to MAATCDIVQKLWKLCDVLRDDGVTYLQYVTELTYLLFLKMAQETGAEKQLPEGYRWGNLVNKGETEQLTFYRSLLLMLGSEKSSQRVQAIFVNAQTSLKIPRILKKLVTSIDELDWFSEHRDEFGDLYEGLLQKNADEKKSGAGQYFTPRPLIDCMVALIKPQPGELIQDPAAGTGGFLIAGDRYIRQYHDPFEWTEAQQSFQQYQAFYGMELVQDAHRLMLMNMMLHGIEGAVDLGDTLSSQGQRLAKADVILTNPPFGTKKGGGLPSRDDFTYSTSNKQLAFLQHIYRSLKPEGRAAVVLPDNVLFEDGQGKSIRADLMNKCNLHTILRLPTGIFYAQGVKTNVLFFQRGTTEKGNTKAVWFYDMRTNMPSFGKRFPLTREHFAEFEQCYGDDPNGNHPRVDLGEDGRFSCFTRDYIEKRNENLDISWLRDESLQSGDNLPEPEVIAAEIMEKLRIATKEMEALMILLEGEEAAEAVSSSVGMPTLE, encoded by the coding sequence ATGGCAGCTACCTGCGATATTGTTCAAAAGCTTTGGAAGCTCTGCGACGTTCTCCGAGATGATGGTGTTACATACCTACAATATGTTACAGAATTAACCTATCTGCTATTTTTGAAGATGGCACAGGAGACGGGTGCAGAAAAGCAATTACCGGAGGGATATCGTTGGGGTAATTTGGTTAATAAGGGTGAGACGGAGCAACTGACATTTTATAGATCGCTCTTACTCATGTTGGGTTCTGAAAAGTCCTCTCAACGGGTACAGGCGATTTTTGTTAATGCTCAGACTTCCCTCAAAATACCCCGCATCCTCAAAAAGCTTGTTACCAGTATTGATGAATTGGACTGGTTTTCTGAGCATCGAGATGAGTTTGGCGATTTGTATGAAGGCCTACTCCAGAAAAACGCGGATGAGAAGAAATCTGGCGCGGGACAGTATTTTACCCCTAGACCTTTGATTGATTGCATGGTTGCCCTCATCAAGCCACAACCAGGAGAATTGATCCAAGACCCTGCTGCGGGTACGGGGGGGTTTTTGATTGCAGGCGATCGCTATATTCGTCAATACCATGACCCTTTTGAATGGACAGAAGCCCAGCAATCCTTTCAGCAGTATCAGGCGTTTTATGGCATGGAGTTGGTGCAGGATGCTCACCGGTTGATGTTGATGAATATGATGTTACACGGAATTGAGGGTGCTGTAGATTTGGGTGATACCCTTTCGTCGCAAGGACAGCGACTAGCGAAAGCAGATGTAATTCTCACGAATCCGCCCTTTGGCACGAAAAAGGGGGGTGGCTTACCTTCGAGAGATGATTTCACCTATTCCACTTCAAATAAGCAATTGGCGTTTTTGCAGCACATATACAGGTCACTCAAACCGGAAGGACGAGCTGCGGTGGTTTTACCGGATAATGTACTGTTTGAAGATGGACAAGGAAAATCAATTCGGGCTGATTTGATGAATAAGTGCAATTTGCATACCATTCTTCGGCTACCCACAGGTATATTTTATGCCCAAGGTGTGAAAACGAATGTTTTATTTTTCCAACGAGGAACAACCGAGAAAGGTAACACCAAAGCAGTTTGGTTCTATGATATGCGAACCAATATGCCCAGTTTTGGTAAGCGATTTCCTTTAACTCGTGAGCATTTCGCTGAGTTTGAGCAATGCTATGGAGATGACCCTAATGGCAATCATCCTCGTGTAGATTTGGGTGAAGATGGGCGTTTTAGCTGCTTTACGCGGGATTATATTGAAAAACGTAATGAAAACCTAGATATTTCCTGGCTACGGGATGAAAGTTTGCAATCAGGTGATAATTTACCTGAGCCAGAGGTGATTGCTGCTGAGATTATGGAGAAACTACGAATTGCAACCAAGGAGATGGAAGCTTTAATGATATTGCTAGAAGGGGAAGAAGCAGCAGAGGCTGTTAGTTCTTCGGTGGGTATGCCAACTTTAGAATAG
- a CDS encoding type II toxin-antitoxin system RelE/ParE family toxin: MSNICRFTVTASRDIEAIIDYIADNSSFNAAESLLSKINNKCERLAKFPGMGRRRDELAPNLRSFPVNDYLIFYRSIEEGVEILRVVSGYQDLEGLFLGQDED, from the coding sequence ATGAGCAATATTTGTAGGTTTACAGTTACAGCAAGTCGAGACATTGAGGCTATCATCGATTACATTGCTGACAATAGTAGTTTTAATGCTGCGGAAAGCCTTCTCAGCAAAATTAACAATAAGTGTGAAAGGTTAGCAAAATTTCCGGGTATGGGGCGTAGGCGAGATGAATTAGCTCCTAATTTACGCAGCTTTCCTGTTAATGATTACCTCATTTTCTACCGTTCCATTGAGGAAGGTGTTGAAATTTTGCGTGTTGTTAGTGGCTATCAGGATTTAGAAGGTTTGTTTTTAGGGCAGGATGAGGATTAA